The genomic stretch GGCTGAGTACCGGGGCGACCACAGCGGGTGGCGAACCGGGCGCTGCCCGCACCACGAGACGCCGGGAGGACCGCCACCGTGCCGGACCCGACGCCGCCGGTCGGCCGTCGTCGCCCGGGCGCCCGGCGGGCCCGGCACGCAGCGACGGCCCCGGGTCACCGGCGCACCGGCGTCCTCTGGCCGCTGACGGCGCTGGCGGTGCTGGCCGCCGTCGCCGCCCGGCGCCTGTCCGGACCGCGACTGCCGGGCGACGACACGCTCGCGGCACCGGCGGCCGTCCTGCTCCGCGGCGACGGCGACCTGGCGCTGCTCTCCCCGGAGGGACTGGGGGCGCTGCACACCGCGGTCTACGCCACCGTCACCCGTGCCTTCGCCCGGCACGACACCCTCGTGGGTGCGGAGCGGGAGCTGCTCGCCGTGGCCCTGCTCGGCACGGGCGTGCTGCTGTGGCGGACCGGCCGACGGCTGGGCCTGGGCGACGCCGGGTGCGCGCTGGCCGTGCTCGCGCTCGCGGCGGTGCCGGCGCTGGCCCCGCTCTCGGCCGCCGCGTCGCCGTCCTGGCTGGCCCTGCCGTGGCTGCTGCTCGCGGCCTGGCTGCTGCTGTCCGGTCGCCCCTCCCGCGCCAGCGCGGTCACGGCCGCGGTGGCCACCTCGCTCGGGGTCCTGCTCGCCCCGGACGCGCTGGTGCTCCTGGTCCCCGGCGTCGCCGCGGGAGTGGCGGCGCGTGCAGCGTGGCGCAGGCCGGCGCGCATGCCCCCGGGGGTGACCCGGGCGCTCACCGTCGCCGGGATCGCGGTGGGCGCCGGCGTCACCCGGCTGCTGGTCGGCGCCTGGTACCCGCAGCCGGGCGACCCGACCAGGTGGGGGGCGGGCACCGCGGAGCTCGTGCTGGTCGGCAGCGGGCTGCTCGTCGTCGGGGTGCTGGCGGTGGTCTGGCTGCCGCGCCTGCGCGGGCCGGGCGCGGCACTGCTGGCCGGGACGCTGCTCGGCGTCGTCCCGCCCGGGGACAGGCTGCCGACCCTGCTGGTCTGCCTGCCGCTGGCCGCTCTGCTCGCCGCGGTGCTGGCCGATGCGCTGGTCGACCGGGTCGCCGCCGCCCGGCCGGCGTTCGGCCGGGTCGCCCGGCCGGCCGCCGCCGGGGCCCTGGTGCTGGTGCTCGCCGCCGCACTCGCCGGAGTCGTCACCGGACCCCGGGGCGACCTCGGGGCCGAGGCGTACGGCCAGCTCGTGGCGTGGTCCGACCAGCAGCTGCCCGACGACGCGGTGCTCGCCGCGGACCCCCGGCCGGCCGCCGAACTGGTGCACGCCGGCCTGGACCTCGACCGGCTGGTCACCGCCCGCGGCCCGGTCACCGCCGCGACCGGGGAGCTCCCGCTGCAGCTGCAGGTCAGCGCCGACGGCGACCCGGCGGCCGACGCCCGCCCCGTGGCCCGCTTCCCGGCCGGCTCACCCACGGACGGCGGGGCACCGGACGACGGGGCACCGGACGACAGGGCACCGGACGGCGTCACGCTGACCGTGGCCGACCCCGATCCCGCCGAGCCGACCAGCGAGCAGCTGGCGGCCCGGCGCGAGCTCGGCGAGGCGCTGCTGGCCAACCCGGCGACCACCGCGCCCCCGGCCGCCGCCGAGCTGCTGCGCGCCGGCTCGGTCGACCCCCGCCTGCTCACCACGCTCGCCGGCCTCGCCGCCCGGTTCGGCGTCTCGCTGGCCGACCTGCCCGCGGTGCCCGGCGAGCTGCCCGGTGTCCCGGTCCGCCAGGCCGTGCTCGGCTCGGTCGCCGGTGTGCCGTTGCCCGGGGACTCCCCGGCGGCCGACCGGCTGCGGAACTGGCTGGAGGCCCAGCGGTCCCCCTACCGGCCGGCCCGGGTGACCAGCGTCGAGGACGGGCTGCTGCTGACCTGGCCGCTGGCCCCGGACCCCGACGCGCAGGTGACCCCCGGCGGAGGAGGATGACGCACCGCGGTCTTCCGCGAACCCGGCGTGCATGTGCCGTGCAGCGTGGGTAGGGGTGGCCGAGCACTGCCCAATCGACTGGAGGACGCCGATGTCCCGGCTCAACCGAGGCCCGTTGCTGCTCCTGCTGGGGGCGGGCCTCTGCGCCCTGGGGCTCGTCGCCCCCGCTGCCGCGGCCGCCGCGCCGAGCGGTGAGACGGCGCTGGTGCGGATGATGCACCTGTCCCCGGACACCCCGTCGGTCGACGCGTACATCGACTCGGTGTCCGCCCCGGGCACCGGGGTGGTGCTCCCGGCGGTGACCTACGGCGACGTCTCGGCCTACCAGGCGGTGCCGCCGGGCACGTACACCGTCAGCGCCCGTGCCGCCGGGGCCAACCCAGCGAGCCCGCCGGTGCTGGCCACCACGGTCACCGTGGCCCCGGGCAGCGCGACCACGATCGCCGGGGTCGGCTACTTCGCCGACCTGGGCTTCGCCGTCCTGCCCGACGACCTCTCCCTCCCGCCGGCCGGCCAGGCCCGCGTCCGCGTGGTCAACGCGGCGGCCGGGGTCTCCCCCGTCGACCTGGCCCTGGCCGACGGCCCGCAGCTGGCCGCGGACCTGGCCTTCCCCAGCAACACCGAGTACCAGGACGTGCCCGGCGGCCCGGCCACGCTGACCGTGACGCCGGCGTCCGGCGAGCCCACGGAGCTGCCGCTCGACCTGGCCGCGGGCTCGGTGCAGACCGTGCTGCTGCTGGACCGCGGCGAGGGCGGGGTCACCGTGACCACCGCGCTGGACGCCGCCAGCCCCGGCGTCGTCCCGGTCGGCGGGGTGGAGGCCGGCGCGGGCGGGACCGCCACCGGCGGCGGTGCGCCGGTCGGTCGCGTGGCGCTGGCGGTGCTCGCGGTGTCCGCCCTGCTGGTCGCCGTCCGTGGCCGGGTCGGCCCCCGTGGCCGGGTGGCCCGGCACACGGCGTCCTGACCGGCGACGCGATGACCGGAGGCCGGCACCGGCGCCCGCCGTCCCGGATGCCGGCGCGGGCGCGGCTGGCGCTGGCCGCCGTGGGTGTCACCGCGGGGGCCGTCGCCCTGCTCTCCCCCACCCCGGCGACGCCGGCCCGGGCCGCGGCGCCACCGGCGCCGGTGGTGGTCGCCGACACCGCCACGGCGACCGCCCCGGCGCCCGTGCGGGTCCGGGTGCCCGCCATCGGCGTGGACAGCCCGGTGCCGGCCATCGGGGTCGACGGCGACGGCGCGCTCGTGCCGCCCGCCGACTTCACCCGGGCGGGCTGGTTCGCCGCGGGGCCCGCCCCCGGCGAGACCGGCCCCGCGGTGCTGGCCGGCCACGTCGACGACCGCAGCGGGCCGGCGGTCTTCTTCCGGTTGGAGGAGCTCAGCGCCGGCGACGAGGTCGTCGTCGACCGCGCCGACGGCAGCCAGGTCACGTTCACCGTCACCCGGGTGGCCGCCTACCCGAAGACCGACTTCGCCACCGCGGAGGTGTACGGCCCGACGGCCGACGCGCAGCTGCGGCTGATCACCTGCGGCGGCGAGTTCGACCGCGACCGCCGCAGCTACACCGACAACGTGGTGGTCTACGCCCGCCTGTCGAGCTGATCCTGCGGCTCAGCGGCGGCGGAGGCGGCTGTCCCAGCAGATCCGGTGCCAGTGCCGGCGCAGGTCGGCGGCGGACTCGGTGTCCCACGGGTCCAGATCGGAGTCGCGCGCGTAGGCGGGCCAGGTGACCACGTGCGGTGTCCCCGGGCGGATCTCCTGGTCGCAGCCCGGGCAGCGGTAGCTCTTGTCCCCCGCCGCGCCGGTGAGCGGGCGCACCGCCCAGTCACCGTCCGGGGCCTCCTCCACCGGGGTCGACCGCGGGACGGGCCGCCGCGCGGACGGCCGGGCACCGCGACCGGCCGGGGACGACCCGGCCCGATCGCGGCGAGAGCCACCGCGGCGGGGCACGTCCCTACCGCGCCGCGTGGTCGCGGAAGCCGCGACCGGTCTTGCGGCCGAGGTAGCCGGCAGTCACCAGGTGCTCCAGCAGCGGGGCCGGCGCGAACCCCGGCTCGCGGAACTCGGTGTAGAGCTCCCGCTCGATCGCCAGCGAGACGTCCAGCCCGACGACGTCCAGCAGCTCGAACGGGCCCATCGGGTAGCCGCAGCCGACCTTCATCGCCGCGTCGATGTCGTCGGCGGTGGCGTAGTGCGCCTCGAGCATCTTGACCGCGTCGTTGAGGTAGGGGAACAGCAGCGCGTTGACGATGAACCCGGCGCGGTCGGTGCAGGAGACCGTCGTCCTGCCCAGTCGCTGGCCGAGCGCGTGTCCGGTGGCGGCGACGTCCGGCGCGGTCGCGATGGTGGAGACCACCTCGACCAGCTTCATCACCGGCGCCGGGTTGAAGAAGTGCAGGCCGACGACGTCGGCCGGGCGACCACTGGCGCGGGCGCACTCGATCACCGGCAGGCTGGAGGTGCTGGTGGCCAGCACGGCACCGGGCTTCGCGACCCGGCCCAGCTCGGCGAAGAGCTCGCGCTTCACCTGGAGGTCCTCGGCCACCGCCTCGACCACCAGGTCGGCGTCGGCCAGGTCGGCCAGCGAGGTGCTGGCGGTGACCCGCCCCAGGGCGGCGTCCCGGTCGGCGGCGTCCAGCCGGCCCCGGTCGACCTGCCGGTCCAGCGAGCGGGTCAGCGCGTCCCGCAGGGCCTGCACCTTCTCCCCGGTGCGGGCGACGACGGTGACGTCGCAGCCGCCCGTGGCGAGCACCTCGACGATGCCGGTGGCCATCGTCCCGGAGCCGACGACGCCCACGGCCTGCACCGGGCGGGCCCCCTGCGCCGCACCTCCGGCGACCGGGGTCTGCGCGTCCGGCACGACCTCGGCGGAGTCGCGACCGGCGTAGCTGTAGAAGCCGCGACCGGTCTTCCGGCCCAGCAGCCCGGCGGTCATCATCTGCTTGATCAGCGGGCTCGGCGCGTGCAGCCGGTTGCGCGACTGCTGGTACATCGTCACGAGGATCTCGTAGGCGGTGTCGATGCCGATGAGGTCCATCAGCGCCAGCGGCCCCATCGGCAGGCCGCAGCCCAGCCGCATGGCGGCGTCGAGGTCCTCGCGGCTGGCGTAGCGGTTCTCGAACATCGAGACGGCGTGGTTGAGGTAGCCGAACAGCAGCGCGTTGGCGATGAAGCCGGCCCGGTCGCCGATCGTGACGTCGGTCTTGCCCAGCCGCGCGCACAGCGCCTCGACGTCGGAGACCACCGACGGCTCGGTGACCACCGTGCGGACCACCTCGACCAGCTTCATCACCGGCGCCGGGTTGAAGAAGTGCATCCCGATGACCTTGCCCGGGCGGCCGGTGGCCACCGCGAGCTCGGTGACCGACAGGCTGGAGGTGTTGGTGGCCAGGATCGTCTCCGGCGGGCAGACCCGGTCCAGCGTGGCCAGCACCTGGCCCTTCAGCTCCAGCCGCTCGGGGACCGCCTCCACCACGAGCTCGGCGACGGCGAGGCCGTCCATCGCGGTGGTGAAGCGGATCCGGGAGAGGACGGCGTCCCGGTCGGCGGGGTCGAGCTTGCCCCGGGCGACGGCCTTGTCGGTGGAGGTGACGACGTGCTCCCGGCCGCGCTGCACCGCCTCGTCGGTCACCTCGACCGCGGTCACCGACAGGCCCGCGCGGGCGAACACCTCGGCGATGCCGGCGCCCATCGTGCCCAGCCCCACCACGCCGACCTCGGTCAGTTCTCTGGCCACGCTGCCGTCCTCCTGTCGTCCGGTGATCGCCCTGCCGTCCCGTGACCGACGGAGTCTCCCAAACGGCGAGGCCGGGACCCCGCGCGGGCGCACCGGGCCGTGCCGCTCCCGGTGCGGGCCCGACGTCTCGTCTCGTCGCGGGACGTCGGGCCTCCGGGTCACCGGGCCGGGGCGGGGTCTGCGGCCGTACCCACGACGGTGTCGTGGACCGGGTCGCCGGCGTCGTCGTCGAGCAGCGCCCGCAGCGCCGGGTGGCGTCCGAGCCGCGCGCGGGCCCGGTGCAGCCGCACCCGCGCCGTGTTCGCGGTGATCCCGACGACCCGCGCCGCCTCGGCCGGGCTCAGCCGTTCCCAGGTGGTGAGGGTGATCAGTTCCCGGTCCACGTCGCTGAGCGAGTCCAGGGCGCGGCGTACGGCGTCCTCCCGTCGGCTGCCGGCGGTGTCCGGTCCCGGGGTCGTGACCCGCCCCGCCTCGTCCTCGACGTCCGAGCGCGTCCACGCCGCCCGGTGGTGCTCGGCGAGCAGCCGGCGGGCGACACCGAACAGCCACAGCCGCCGCTCGTCCCCCGCCGGCAGGTCCGCCCGCCGGCGCCAGGCGACCAGGTAGACCTCGGCGAGCAGGTCCGGGGCGTCGTCGACCGGGGCCCGGCGGGACAGGTAGGCCAGCAGCGGGGCGCGGGTCTCCCGGAACAGGGTCTCGAATCCCGCCCGCTCGTCGCTCACCGGAGACCGTGCCACTCGTACGCCGGGTCGGCGTCGATGACCGGGAGGTACTCCCAGCCGCAGGTGGCGCTGTCGGCCACCGCGTCGAGGACCGCCTGCCGGTCGCCGGCCCGGGCCGCCTCGGCGAGCGGGCGCATCCACCAGCGGTAGGACCCCTCCCCGGTCGACTCCGCCGGGAGCGGCTCCTGGTGGTCGGTGGCGAAGGTGAGGAACGGCTCCCAGGACAGCGCGGCGCTGAGTGTCTCCGTCGCCGCGGCGCGCGCCGCGACGTCCCCGGTGGCGTCGGCGGCCACCCAGGCGTCGGCCCAGGTGCACACGGCGAGGCCGGCGACCCCGGACCGCAGGTGGCTCTCGGTGATGGCCGAGCCGAGGTCGTGCTGGCCGTACTGCGCCAGGGCCCGGTCGCGCTGAGCCGCGTAGCCCGGCGCGAAGACGATGTCGGCGGTGGCCTCCTCCACCACCTGGGCCAGGTCGGTGCCCTCCAGGTCGAGGACCTCCCCGGACCCGCCGGCGCCGACCTCCCAACCGGTCAGCTCCTCGCCGGTCCGGGTCGCGATGTAGGCCGCGGCCGCCGCCGTCCCGCTGCCGGCCACGACGACGGCGAGCGTCACCGTCGCCAGCCGGGCCGTGCGCCGCCGGCGCCGCGCGGCCACCTCGCGGTCCCCGATCAGGCCCAGCCGGCGCCGCTGCAGGTCGTCACCGCTGCCTGCGGGGTCGTCGTCCATGGCCGCCTGCACCCGTGACCACACGTCGGTGAAGACCTGCTCGTCCTCGGCCCGGGTCCGCTGGACCCTGCCTGCGTCGCGCAGCAGCGCGTCCAGCTCGTCGCCGTCCGGCTCTCTCATGGGGGTCGCCCTTCGCGGGGGGCCGCGGTCAGCGGCCCGTCACCTCCACATGCGGGAGCGTTACAGCAGCACGCCCAAGCGGTCACTCGGCTCTGCGAGACTCGCCTCATGGCAGGCCGGATCTCCTCCCTGGGCACCGCGCCTGCCGTCGTCAGCACACCGGTGGCCGAGAAGGTCGGCAGGTTCCGCCGGAAGATGGTCCCCCGCGCGTTCACGTACCTGGAATGGACCATCGACGGGGTGCCACTCCGTGAGGTCGTGGCGTGGCCGGACGGTTCGGTGGCTCGTGAGGTGACCCCGGTGGGGAACGGCGCTGCCCTGCCCGAGTACGAAGTCGACTACCTCCGAGCAGTCCTCGGGGAGCCGGTCAGCCGCGAGTGGGCGGTGATGCCGGACGGACGAGTGCCGCTGCTCGTCTGTGAGGTCGACTTCGACCTGGACTGTCGTGCGCTCACGGCTGAGCTGGTCCGGAGTGACGACCGCGTCGAGTGGCGCGACATCGCATGGCAGGTCACCTACGAGCCGCTCGACCTGACCGAGCAGGAGCTGCCGGTCATGACCCTCGCATTCGACCGGCAGCAGTACGACGACGTCGTGCGGCCACTGCTCGCGGCGGCACCCGAGGGCTAGAAGAGCCGGGCGGAGGGGTCGTCGGTGCCCTTGAGGACGGCGTAGTCGACGGTCACGCAGTCGATGCCCCGGTCAGCGGCGAGCACCCGGGCCTGCGGCTTGATCTCCTGGGCGGCGAAGACGCCCTTCACCGGGGCGAGCAGGGGGTCGCGGTTGAGCAGCTCCAGGTAGCGGGTGAGCTGCTCGACCCCGTCGATCTCGCCGCGCCGCTTGATCTCCACCGCCACCGTCATACCGTCGGCGTCCCGGCAGAGCAGGTCGACCGGGCCGATCGCGGTCGGGTACTCCCGGCGCACCAGCGACCAGCCCGCGCCGAAGGTCTCCACGTGCAACGCCAGCAGCCGCTGCAGGTCGGCCTCGACGCCGTCCTTCTGCAGCCCCGGGTCGACGCCGAGCTCGTGCCGGGAGTCGTGCTCGACCGACTCGATCGTGATGATCAGCTGCTCGCCGGCCTTGTTGGTGACCGTCCAGGTGCCCGCTCTGCCGCCCTCCGGGGTGTCGGTCAGCTCCTCCTTGAGCGAGCACGGCGGGCTCATCCAGTTCAGCGGCTTGTAGGCCCGGTCGTCGGCGTGGATGGACACCGACCCGTCGGCCTTCACCAGCAGCAGCCGCAGCGCGGGCGGCAGGTGGGCGGTGAGCCGCCCGATGTAGTCGACGGAGCAGCGGGCAATGACCAGACGCA from Modestobacter roseus encodes the following:
- a CDS encoding RNA polymerase sigma factor; its protein translation is MSDERAGFETLFRETRAPLLAYLSRRAPVDDAPDLLAEVYLVAWRRRADLPAGDERRLWLFGVARRLLAEHHRAAWTRSDVEDEAGRVTTPGPDTAGSRREDAVRRALDSLSDVDRELITLTTWERLSPAEAARVVGITANTARVRLHRARARLGRHPALRALLDDDAGDPVHDTVVGTAADPAPAR
- a CDS encoding class F sortase translates to MTGGRHRRPPSRMPARARLALAAVGVTAGAVALLSPTPATPARAAAPPAPVVVADTATATAPAPVRVRVPAIGVDSPVPAIGVDGDGALVPPADFTRAGWFAAGPAPGETGPAVLAGHVDDRSGPAVFFRLEELSAGDEVVVDRADGSQVTFTVTRVAAYPKTDFATAEVYGPTADAQLRLITCGGEFDRDRRSYTDNVVVYARLSS
- the nucS gene encoding endonuclease NucS, which produces MRLVIARCSVDYIGRLTAHLPPALRLLLVKADGSVSIHADDRAYKPLNWMSPPCSLKEELTDTPEGGRAGTWTVTNKAGEQLIITIESVEHDSRHELGVDPGLQKDGVEADLQRLLALHVETFGAGWSLVRREYPTAIGPVDLLCRDADGMTVAVEIKRRGEIDGVEQLTRYLELLNRDPLLAPVKGVFAAQEIKPQARVLAADRGIDCVTVDYAVLKGTDDPSARLF
- a CDS encoding 3-hydroxyacyl-CoA dehydrogenase family protein, encoding MARELTEVGVVGLGTMGAGIAEVFARAGLSVTAVEVTDEAVQRGREHVVTSTDKAVARGKLDPADRDAVLSRIRFTTAMDGLAVAELVVEAVPERLELKGQVLATLDRVCPPETILATNTSSLSVTELAVATGRPGKVIGMHFFNPAPVMKLVEVVRTVVTEPSVVSDVEALCARLGKTDVTIGDRAGFIANALLFGYLNHAVSMFENRYASREDLDAAMRLGCGLPMGPLALMDLIGIDTAYEILVTMYQQSRNRLHAPSPLIKQMMTAGLLGRKTGRGFYSYAGRDSAEVVPDAQTPVAGGAAQGARPVQAVGVVGSGTMATGIVEVLATGGCDVTVVARTGEKVQALRDALTRSLDRQVDRGRLDAADRDAALGRVTASTSLADLADADLVVEAVAEDLQVKRELFAELGRVAKPGAVLATSTSSLPVIECARASGRPADVVGLHFFNPAPVMKLVEVVSTIATAPDVAATGHALGQRLGRTTVSCTDRAGFIVNALLFPYLNDAVKMLEAHYATADDIDAAMKVGCGYPMGPFELLDVVGLDVSLAIERELYTEFREPGFAPAPLLEHLVTAGYLGRKTGRGFRDHAAR
- a CDS encoding DUF4397 domain-containing protein; protein product: MSRLNRGPLLLLLGAGLCALGLVAPAAAAAAPSGETALVRMMHLSPDTPSVDAYIDSVSAPGTGVVLPAVTYGDVSAYQAVPPGTYTVSARAAGANPASPPVLATTVTVAPGSATTIAGVGYFADLGFAVLPDDLSLPPAGQARVRVVNAAAGVSPVDLALADGPQLAADLAFPSNTEYQDVPGGPATLTVTPASGEPTELPLDLAAGSVQTVLLLDRGEGGVTVTTALDAASPGVVPVGGVEAGAGGTATGGGAPVGRVALAVLAVSALLVAVRGRVGPRGRVARHTAS